The Thermoanaerobaculia bacterium genome window below encodes:
- a CDS encoding hemerythrin domain-containing protein yields the protein MDATKLLKQDHDEVRALFKEYEKAGDRAVAKKEKLAAQICEALTVHAEIEEEIFYPAVKAARSEEVKDEVREAVEEHKIVKTLVAEIGKMKPSDEQFDAKMTVLKESVEHHASEEEEEMFKQARKNLSKDRLEELGEEMEARKGELVEVG from the coding sequence CTTTTCAAGGAATACGAGAAGGCGGGCGACCGGGCGGTCGCAAAGAAGGAAAAGCTGGCGGCGCAGATCTGCGAAGCCCTCACCGTCCACGCGGAGATCGAGGAGGAGATCTTCTATCCGGCGGTCAAGGCGGCGCGCTCGGAAGAGGTGAAGGACGAGGTGCGCGAGGCCGTCGAGGAGCACAAGATCGTGAAGACCCTGGTGGCGGAGATCGGAAAGATGAAGCCCTCCGACGAACAGTTCGACGCGAAGATGACGGTCCTCAAGGAAAGCGTCGAGCATCACGCTTCGGAAGAAGAAGAGGAAATGTTCAAGCAGGCCCGGAAGAACCTCTCCAAGGACCGGCTGGAGGAGCTCGGCGAAGAGATGGAAGCCCGGAAGGGCGAGCTCGTCGAGGTCGGCTAG